From the genome of Rhodothermales bacterium, one region includes:
- a CDS encoding aminotransferase IV, which produces MSTEYRTPVLPDARNSDILVHVGGRLVPREEAAVSVFDSVVQGGDAVWEGLRVYEGKIAELNEHLDRLFDSAHALAFRNVPTREAVMSAVFETLRANGMRDGCHIRLTLTRGKKVTSGMDPRNNQYGCTLIVL; this is translated from the coding sequence ATGAGTACTGAATACCGGACTCCCGTGCTACCCGACGCCCGCAATTCTGACATACTGGTTCATGTTGGCGGCCGCCTTGTGCCGAGGGAAGAGGCTGCCGTATCGGTCTTTGACAGCGTCGTGCAGGGTGGCGATGCAGTCTGGGAAGGTCTTCGTGTCTACGAAGGCAAAATCGCCGAACTGAACGAACACCTTGATCGGCTTTTCGATTCAGCACACGCGCTGGCGTTCCGCAACGTCCCGACCAGGGAAGCCGTCATGTCCGCCGTCTTTGAGACCCTGCGGGCTAACGGCATGCGCGACGGGTGCCATATCCGGCTTACCCTGACGCGCGGAAAGAAGGTCACGTCGGGTATGGATCCGCGTAATAATCAATACGGCTGCACGCTGATTGTGCT